The genomic window GCATGGATGAGCATTCCAGTAATCGTGTACGCCCGATTTGAGAACTTCTGCGGATGATGTTGATGTTAGGTTATCCATCAAAATTGTGTTTTTCTGCATCGCTGATTGGCTTCACACTTTTTTTGCACGTTGCAGCGATTCCAGTTCTAAGTACGTTTTCAGCACAATGAATGCGCTGGCAATGATTTCTACTAACAGTTTCCAGATATCGACAAAGATAAAGCGCAAAAGTGAATAATTTTCACGCTTGCCTGACTCGTCAAGAATGGCTGCCCGACTCTTGCCTGAAAGAAATAAAAACAGTTTTAGCATGAGCCGATAGCGTTGCAAGTGCAAGACCTTTGTGCCAAAGAAAATCCGTCCTTTTGTCTGCAGAAAACGCTTGCGTACCATCAAAGGTTGCGTGAGTTCTCTTTCAGAGAAGGGCTGCACAATGGTGTCTTCTGGTAAAGCGTGAGCCGTGAGAATCGTTTTAGCATCACCAGAGAGCAAAAAAAGCGTTGTGTGCATGAATTACTTGTGTTGAAGTTTGAGACGACGCTGTCGGAGTACCTCATACAGCATAATACCCGTTGCAACACTGGCGTTGAGCGATTCAGTTTTGCCGACGATGGGCAGACGCACCACATCATCGCAACTTTCACCTACCAAGCGGCGCATACCCTTAGCTTCTGAGCCAATCACAATAGCCACATTCAGGGTGTAATCAAACTCGGTGTAATCTTTTGTTGCCCGCACATCTGTGCCAACGACCCACACATTGTGTTCTTTAAGCATGCGAATCGTTTGTGCAAGGTTTGTTACGCGTGCAATAGGCGCATGTGAAACCGCACCTGCAGAAGTTTTGTGCACCGTAGAGTTAATTGGTGCTGTGTTGTCCTTGGGCAAAATAATCAAATCAACACCGACGGCTTCCGCGGTGCGAATGATAGCGCCTAAGTTTTGCGGGTCTTCAATCGAGTCTAAAATGAGAAAAAGAAAAGGTGTTTCACGAGGTGTATTGAGAACATCTTCCAAATTTAAGAGTTGAATGTCGCTTGTAATGGCGACAACACCTTGATGCTTATTGGTATGCGCAAGGTCTGAGAGTTTCTGGTTGCTGGCTTTGCCGATAGAGATGCGGTTGCGCTTTGCAGTAAGCAAAATCTCGAGCAGCTTTTTATCACGCGCATTGATTTGAAAATAGACCTTAGCCACGCGGTCAGGCTGCGATTTTAAAAGTTCAGCTACAGCATGGCGACCGTACACCACGCCCGACTTATCGGCTGAAAACGCTGCTGCCTGAGAAGCCTGCTCATCTTGCATAAGCAATTGCTGCGATTAGTTTTCAGTTGGCGTCGAGAGCTTGAGTGTAACAGGGCGCGCTGTAGGCAAGTGCCCATCTTTGAGGAAGGGATTCGGGATAGCCACCATACTGAACTCTCGATGCTCATTGATGATCATCATCATATTGAGCGGAAAAATTTGCCACGATGTATCACGAT from [Chlorobium] sp. 445 includes these protein-coding regions:
- a CDS encoding 23S rRNA (guanosine(2251)-2'-O)-methyltransferase RlmB, with the translated sequence MQDEQASQAAAFSADKSGVVYGRHAVAELLKSQPDRVAKVYFQINARDKKLLEILLTAKRNRISIGKASNQKLSDLAHTNKHQGVVAITSDIQLLNLEDVLNTPRETPFLFLILDSIEDPQNLGAIIRTAEAVGVDLIILPKDNTAPINSTVHKTSAGAVSHAPIARVTNLAQTIRMLKEHNVWVVGTDVRATKDYTEFDYTLNVAIVIGSEAKGMRRLVGESCDDVVRLPIVGKTESLNASVATGIMLYEVLRQRRLKLQHK